One genomic window of Pelmatolapia mariae isolate MD_Pm_ZW linkage group LG5, Pm_UMD_F_2, whole genome shotgun sequence includes the following:
- the brk1 gene encoding probable protein BRICK1, whose product MAGQEDPVQREIHQDWANREYIEVITSSIKKIADFLNSFDMSCRSRLATLNEKLTALERRIEYIEARVTKGETLT is encoded by the exons ATGGCTGGCCAGGAAGATCCAGTGCAAAGAGAGATTCACCAAGACTGGGCGAATCGAGAGTACATAGAAGTAATTACGAGCAGCATCAAGAAGATCGCCGACTTTCTTAACTCGTTTG ACATGTCGTGTCGATCTCGTTTGGCCACACTCAACGAGAAGCTGACAGCGCTGGAGAGGAGGATTGAATACATTGAGGCAAGG GTGACAAAAGGAGAAACCCTGACCTAG